The segment CCCGGACAGTTCGGCCCGATTGTCATCATGTCTTTCTTAACCGCATACGCTTTTGCAAACATCATATCTTTAACCGGGGCACCCTCGGTAATGATGACCGCAAGGCTGATCCCGGCGTCAGCAGCTTCCATAACCGCATCGGAAACAAAAGCCGGCGGTACGAAGATCATAGAAACCGTCGCACCGGTAGCGGCTACCGCTTCGGCTACCGTATTGAATACCGGTTGACCGAGGTGTTCTTGTCCCCCTTTACCCGGTGTAACACCGCCGACGATTTTAGTACCGTATGCCATACATTGCTCTGCATGGAACGTCCCCTCTTTACCTGTAAACCCTTGAACGATTACTTTTGTATCTTTATTAACCAAAATAGACATTAATTACTCTCCCTTAGCTGCTGCAACGGCTTTGCGCGCACCGTCTGCAAGATCGGTTGCCGCTATGATATTCGCGATACCGGCATTGTTCAAAATTTCTGCCGCTTCGATAGCGTTAGTTCCGTCAAGTCGTACGATAACAGGCACATTGACGTTTGTGATTTTTGTTGCTTCGATGATCCCGTTGGCAACGCGGTCACAACGTACGATTCCACCGAAAATATTGACAAAAATCGCTTTTACGTTCGGATCTTTGAGAATAATATCAAACCCTTTGGCAACCGTTTCCGCACTTGCAGAACCGCCGACATCCAAGAAGTTAGCCGGTTTTCCGCCTTCATAGTTGATGGTATCCATTGTGCCCATCGCAAGACCGGCACCGTTAACCATACATCCGACATCACCGTCAAGCTTGATATAGCTAAGTCCGAATTTACCCGCTTCGATTTCAGTCGGTTCTTCTTCGCTCAAATCACGCATTTCATTGACTTGAGATTGACGATAAAGAGCATTGTTGTCAAAGCCCATTTTAGCATCCAGTGCCAAGAATTTACCGTCACCGGTTTTAACCAACGGATTGATTTCGATCATTTCGGCATCATGATCCATATATACTTTATAAAGTGCAGATGCAAATTTAATAAACGTATTGATCTCTTCAACCGGAAGACCCAAACCGAATGCCAATTTACGGCCGTGGAACGATTGGAAACCGGTCAACGGGTCGATAGACACTTTGATGATTTTTTCAGGAGTGTTATGTGCAACCTCTTCGATCGCCATACCGCCCTCTGTAGAAGCCATCATGATCGGCATTTCAAGTGCACGGTCAAGAAGGAGCCCAAGATAATACTCTTTTTTGATATCCGCACCCTCTTCGATGTAGACTTTTTGAACAAGTTTACCCTCAGGCCCTGTTTGGTGTGTTACCAGTTGCATACCCAAGATTTGAGAAGCCATTTCACGTACTTCAGAAGTTGAACGAGCCAGTTTAACACCGCCGCCTAAACCGCGTCCGCCTGCATGGATTTGAGCTTTGACAACCCAAATATTTCCACCGAGCTCTTGAGCCGCTTTAACAGCCTCATCGGGCGTAAATGCAATGTGACCACGCAGTGTCGGTACGTTGTACTTTTTGAATAATTCTTTTGCTTGATATTCGTGAATATTCATCAATTCCTCCTGTTTAAGTTTACGCTATAGGTCTTGTCATCTCTTCAGGGATGACATATTTATCAAACTCTTCAGCTGTAAGAAGACCGAGTTTTATCGCAGTCTCTTTCAGTGTCGAGTTTTCTTTGTGTGCTGTTTTGGCAATTTTTGCCGCATTTTCATATCCGATGTACGGATTCAACGCCGTAACCAACATCAATGAGTTATTCAAATACGCATTGATTTGTTCACGAACCGGCTCAATTCCGATTGCACAATTATCGTTAAACGATACAATCGAATCGGCCAACAATCTCACAGACTGTAAAAAGTTATACGCAATGACCGGTTTGAAGACATTCAATTCAAAGTTACCTTGACTTGCCGCGAAACCGATACACGCATCGTTACCCATTACTTGACACGCTACCATCGTAACCGCTTCGCTCTGAGTCGGATTGACTTTGCCCGGCATGATCGATGAACCCGGCTCGTTTTCCGGAATGGTGATCTCACCGATACCGCAACGAGGACCGGATGCTAGCCAACGAACGTCATTTGCAATTTTCATCATGTCTGCCGCAAGCGCTTTAAGGGCTCCGTGTGCAAAGACAAGGGCATCATGGCTTGTCAACGCATGGAATTTATTTGGAGCCGTCACAAATTTATGACCGGTAAGCTCCGTCAATTTTGCCGCTACACGTGTTCCTAACTCAGGGTGTGCATTAAGCCCAGTTCCGACCGCCGTACCGCCAAGGGCAAGTTCGCGAACCGATTCAAGAGAATCTTTCGCCATTTTTTCGCATTTGTTGAGCATCTCAACCCAGCCGCTGATCTCTTGACCCAGCGTAAGCGGTGTGGCATCTTGCAAATGGGTACGACCGATTTTAACGATGTCGCTAAATGCAACCGACTTGTTAATCAATGTGTTACGAAGATGGTCAATCGCAGGAAGCAAACGGGTCTCAACCGCGATTACTGCCGCTACGTGCAACGCTGTCGGGTAGGTATCGTTTGAACTTTGTGATTTATTGACATCATCATTCGGATGAACCAATTTTTGTGTACGGAAATCACCGCCAAGAATCTCAGTCGCACGACTTGCCAATACTTCGTTATTGTTCATATTGGACTGGGTGCCTGAACCGGTTTGCCATACGACAAGCGGATAATGCGCATCCAATTTTCCATCGAGCATCTCATCTGCCGCCTGA is part of the Sulfuricurvum sp. genome and harbors:
- the sucC gene encoding ADP-forming succinate--CoA ligase subunit beta → MNIHEYQAKELFKKYNVPTLRGHIAFTPDEAVKAAQELGGNIWVVKAQIHAGGRGLGGGVKLARSTSEVREMASQILGMQLVTHQTGPEGKLVQKVYIEEGADIKKEYYLGLLLDRALEMPIMMASTEGGMAIEEVAHNTPEKIIKVSIDPLTGFQSFHGRKLAFGLGLPVEEINTFIKFASALYKVYMDHDAEMIEINPLVKTGDGKFLALDAKMGFDNNALYRQSQVNEMRDLSEEEPTEIEAGKFGLSYIKLDGDVGCMVNGAGLAMGTMDTINYEGGKPANFLDVGGSASAETVAKGFDIILKDPNVKAIFVNIFGGIVRCDRVANGIIEATKITNVNVPVIVRLDGTNAIEAAEILNNAGIANIIAATDLADGARKAVAAAKGE
- the fumC gene encoding class II fumarate hydratase translates to MGFRVEKDTMGEIRVPNDTYWGAQTQRSLENFQIGEEKMPYEITRAFSLLKKAVALVNCDLGMLSKEKADAIAQAADEMLDGKLDAHYPLVVWQTGSGTQSNMNNNEVLASRATEILGGDFRTQKLVHPNDDVNKSQSSNDTYPTALHVAAVIAVETRLLPAIDHLRNTLINKSVAFSDIVKIGRTHLQDATPLTLGQEISGWVEMLNKCEKMAKDSLESVRELALGGTAVGTGLNAHPELGTRVAAKLTELTGHKFVTAPNKFHALTSHDALVFAHGALKALAADMMKIANDVRWLASGPRCGIGEITIPENEPGSSIMPGKVNPTQSEAVTMVACQVMGNDACIGFAASQGNFELNVFKPVIAYNFLQSVRLLADSIVSFNDNCAIGIEPVREQINAYLNNSLMLVTALNPYIGYENAAKIAKTAHKENSTLKETAIKLGLLTAEEFDKYVIPEEMTRPIA